In Plantibacter sp. PA-3-X8, one DNA window encodes the following:
- a CDS encoding MATE family efflux transporter: MHPEDHIDPTTGTPVPSGTAPSTATAPSTDTAPPTAADTIGSNRWYLATAPIIRALIHLCVPMAAALVVSAVYNLINAGVVGSLHDTTLLAAITLGAPILGLIMAIGDLFGVGGGALISRLLGASEHDPAQAGDIKRAASFSAWGAFLTGAVLGGIGLVFLGPLVSLLGADAVTAPATSAFIGVMLAFVPVMATAFCLEQLVRAEGAARQVMIALIASAVANLVLDLVFILGFGWGVAGAALAMGLANLGVLVYFVAWLQRNSEHVSLAPRWFTLSPTILKPVLGVGVSTLLQSGFLIVTALVLNTLAAAYGDAPLAAMGVAVRIAQVPEFLVMGVTFGVLPLLAYAFGKGDGARLRSALRASALTVGGISVLFAGVVFVLREPIVSAFIADPAVLGLGVTILVAQLTAMIANGFTGLITSLFQATGRALPAAVMAVTQGVLFVPIVLLGNLWFGLGGIVWSLTVTEVVVFLVGVLLWFGSRRAIDRGLAAGSPERADAQLADA; this comes from the coding sequence ATGCACCCCGAAGACCACATCGATCCCACAACCGGAACGCCCGTCCCCAGCGGCACCGCACCATCGACGGCCACCGCGCCATCGACCGACACCGCACCCCCGACCGCCGCGGACACGATCGGCAGCAACCGCTGGTACCTCGCGACCGCCCCGATCATCCGGGCGCTGATCCACCTGTGCGTCCCGATGGCAGCGGCCCTGGTCGTCAGCGCCGTCTACAACCTCATCAACGCGGGCGTCGTCGGCTCGCTGCACGACACCACCCTGCTCGCCGCGATCACGCTCGGAGCCCCGATCCTCGGACTGATCATGGCCATCGGCGACCTGTTCGGCGTCGGCGGCGGCGCGCTCATCTCCAGACTCCTGGGCGCCTCCGAACACGACCCGGCACAGGCCGGGGACATCAAACGGGCCGCTTCCTTCTCCGCCTGGGGCGCGTTCCTGACGGGCGCCGTCCTGGGCGGGATCGGCCTCGTGTTCCTCGGCCCACTCGTGTCACTGCTCGGGGCGGACGCGGTCACCGCCCCGGCGACCTCGGCGTTCATCGGTGTCATGCTCGCGTTCGTCCCCGTCATGGCGACCGCGTTCTGTCTGGAACAGCTCGTGCGGGCCGAGGGTGCCGCCCGTCAGGTGATGATCGCCCTCATCGCGTCGGCGGTGGCGAACCTCGTCCTCGATCTCGTCTTCATCCTCGGGTTCGGCTGGGGCGTCGCCGGTGCAGCGCTCGCGATGGGTCTGGCGAACCTCGGTGTCCTCGTCTACTTCGTGGCGTGGTTGCAGCGCAACAGCGAGCACGTCAGCCTGGCACCGCGCTGGTTCACGCTGTCGCCGACCATCCTCAAGCCGGTCCTCGGTGTCGGCGTGAGCACGCTCCTGCAGTCGGGGTTCCTCATCGTCACCGCGCTCGTGTTGAACACGTTGGCCGCGGCCTACGGAGACGCCCCACTCGCGGCCATGGGCGTCGCGGTCCGGATCGCCCAGGTGCCCGAGTTCCTGGTCATGGGCGTCACCTTCGGCGTGCTCCCCCTCCTCGCCTACGCGTTCGGCAAGGGCGACGGCGCACGCCTCCGGTCGGCTCTCCGCGCCTCGGCACTCACGGTCGGTGGGATCTCGGTCCTCTTCGCCGGCGTCGTCTTCGTCCTGCGTGAGCCGATCGTCTCCGCGTTCATCGCCGATCCCGCCGTCCTCGGTCTCGGCGTCACGATCCTCGTCGCCCAGCTCACCGCGATGATCGCCAACGGGTTCACCGGGCTCATCACCTCGCTCTTCCAAGCGACCGGGCGAGCACTCCCCGCGGCGGTCATGGCCGTCACCCAGGGCGTGCTGTTCGTCCCGATCGTCCTCCTCGGCAACCTGTGGTTCGGACTCGGTGGAATCGTCTGGTCGCTCACCGTGACGGAGGTCGTCGTCTTCCTGGTCGGGGTCCTGCTCTGGTTCGGCTCGCGACGTGCCATCGACCGTGGCCTCGCAGCCGGTTCCCCGGAGCGTGCCGACGCCCAACTCGCCGACGCCTGA
- a CDS encoding GNAT family N-acetyltransferase, with protein MLDDARIRRYRDTDARVTRSIFERAVRVTAAADYTAEQLAAWVPEDRADTVLDDWAARRAAVTTWVAELDDSVVGFTDLDVKIGYLDMLFVDPDAGRRGVGSALIRHVLDEARAVGLREVTVQASRTAQPVFARHGFVVVREQRVERRGVLIENAVMRIPLDAPAG; from the coding sequence GTGCTCGACGACGCCCGGATCCGCCGCTACCGCGACACCGATGCGCGGGTGACCAGGTCGATCTTCGAGCGCGCGGTGCGGGTGACCGCTGCCGCCGACTACACGGCCGAGCAGCTCGCGGCCTGGGTGCCGGAGGACCGGGCAGACACCGTGCTGGACGACTGGGCCGCCCGACGCGCCGCGGTCACGACGTGGGTGGCCGAGCTCGACGACTCGGTGGTCGGATTCACCGACCTGGACGTCAAGATCGGCTACCTCGACATGCTGTTCGTCGATCCGGACGCGGGACGACGCGGCGTCGGGTCCGCGCTCATCCGTCACGTGCTCGACGAAGCCCGAGCGGTGGGGCTCCGGGAGGTGACCGTGCAGGCGAGTCGGACGGCGCAGCCGGTGTTCGCGCGCCACGGCTTCGTCGTGGTCCGCGAGCAGCGGGTCGAGCGTCGCGGGGTGCTCATCGAGAACGCAGTGATGCGGATACCCCTGGACGCCCCTGCGGGATGA
- a CDS encoding DeoR/GlpR family DNA-binding transcription regulator: MLSAQRRSHLLDLLDRDGRIVAKDAAAALGLSEDSIRRDLRELAEAGLCVRVYGGALPVPAADRPFRDRLSLGTASKERVARIAAERIRPGSTIIIDAGTTALALARLLPDDPTLTVITPSPAVALAVAEHSPARVIMIGGELGRHSMVSGGALAAEAIHRLSADACFLGVTGFHPEHGLTTGDLDDAATKRALAERSTDVYVLASEEKVGAVSRYPVLDLGEVTEVIVDPQTDARDPSTQAGGSDALDRQDRG; the protein is encoded by the coding sequence ATGTTGAGCGCACAACGACGATCACACCTGCTCGACCTCCTCGACCGAGACGGCCGCATCGTCGCGAAGGACGCCGCCGCTGCGCTCGGACTCTCGGAGGACTCGATCCGCCGAGACCTCCGCGAGCTGGCCGAAGCCGGCCTCTGCGTCCGCGTCTACGGCGGCGCACTCCCGGTCCCCGCGGCCGACCGCCCGTTCCGGGATCGGCTGTCCCTCGGAACGGCGAGCAAGGAGCGCGTCGCCCGCATCGCCGCCGAGCGGATCCGACCGGGCAGCACCATCATCATCGACGCCGGCACCACCGCGCTCGCGCTCGCGCGACTGCTCCCGGACGATCCGACCCTCACCGTCATCACCCCGAGCCCGGCGGTCGCACTCGCCGTGGCGGAGCACTCGCCGGCACGCGTGATCATGATCGGCGGCGAACTCGGACGTCACTCGATGGTCTCGGGCGGCGCCCTCGCCGCGGAGGCCATCCACCGTCTGAGTGCCGACGCCTGCTTCCTCGGCGTCACGGGCTTCCATCCCGAACACGGCCTCACCACCGGCGACCTCGACGACGCCGCGACGAAGCGCGCCCTCGCCGAGCGCAGCACCGACGTCTACGTCCTCGCGAGCGAGGAGAAGGTCGGTGCCGTCTCCCGGTACCCGGTGCTCGACCTCGGCGAGGTCACCGAGGTCATCGTCGATCCACAGACGGATGCACGCGACCCGTCGACACAGGCCGGGGGTTCAGACGCGCTGGACCGTCAGGATCGCGGGTAG
- a CDS encoding DUF4406 domain-containing protein → MTTPLLILIAGPYRSGTGGDPDAIARNLERLEAAAAPIFALGHVPMIGEWVALPILRGIDTASGDGDVMYETARRLLQHCDAVLRLPGESSGADADVAIARERGIPVYTDLSEIPALEG, encoded by the coding sequence ATGACAACGCCACTCCTCATCCTCATCGCCGGCCCCTACCGCTCCGGGACCGGCGGTGATCCCGACGCCATCGCCCGCAACCTGGAACGACTCGAAGCCGCAGCGGCGCCCATCTTCGCGCTCGGTCACGTCCCGATGATCGGGGAGTGGGTCGCGCTGCCGATCCTGCGTGGGATCGACACCGCGTCGGGCGACGGCGACGTCATGTATGAGACGGCGAGGCGGTTGCTCCAGCACTGCGACGCCGTGCTCCGGTTGCCGGGGGAGTCGTCCGGTGCCGACGCCGACGTCGCGATCGCCCGTGAGCGCGGGATCCCCGTGTACACCGACCTCTCGGAGATCCCGGCCCTCGAGGGCTGA